TCGCCGATAGCTTCGACGGACTGGTCAGGAGCCATGGAGCTTCCACATCGTGGGAACACCAGCGGGGGTACTTCAACCAGTCCCTCGATAGTCGGTTCAACTCGAGCGATGACCGAGTTCCCGATCACAGACGACGACGGACTCGTGCAGTGTACCTGCGGGACAGACAAGATGCTCCGTCTGCTCGCGGACGCCTCCCGACGACGGGTTGTCGCATCGCTAAAGAACTGTGAGGACAACTGGATTCACCGCGAACAGCTAGCACAGCGGCTGTCGGAGCCACACGAGGACGGAGCCGTCAGTAGTTGGGAACGAGACCTCCACCACGTCCACTTACCACTGCTCGAGGACGTGGGATTGATCGAGTACGACAGACAGGCGGGAACGGTACGGCACTATCAGTGTGACATCCTCAGCGATGTCCTCGACACAGTCGATCCGGAGTAACCCGCAGCGAGGAGACAACACGGGACGAGGCTCGAGTCCACTAGCCGACCGTCAAGACGGGAATCGGCGAGCGGCGGACGACGCGTGCCGTCGTGCTGCCCAGCAATCGACCGGTTCCGACGGTCCGACCACGCGTTCCCATTGCAACGAGGTCGGCGTCGACCGCCGACGCTGCTTCGAGGAGTTCGTCCGTCGACTCGCCACGACGGACGGCGGTCGTCACGGAGCAGTCACGATCGCGCGCCATGGTCGCGATCGTCTCAGTCGCCTTGCGGCCGCCCTCTTTGAGGGAGCCGATGATGCTCCGTGGCGCATCCTCGAGGTCGTACGGCGTCGAATCGACCACGTAGACGACGTGGACGTCGGCGTCGTATTTTTCGGCGATATCGAGCGCCGTTTCGGCGGCGCGTTCGGCGGTGTCGCTCCCGTCGGTCGGGATCACTACCTGTTCGTACGGCTCAGCTGTCACTGTGTCGCGGTCGTCTCCCAGTCGGACCGAAAGCACTGGCACGTCAGCGAGCATAAGGACGCGTTCGGTCGTACTCCCCAGTCGCGCCCGATCAACGCCGGTCCGGCCGTGCGTTCCCATTACGATGAGATCGACGTCGTGTTCG
The Natrinema sp. HArc-T2 genome window above contains:
- a CDS encoding ArsR family transcriptional regulator; the protein is MTEFPITDDDGLVQCTCGTDKMLRLLADASRRRVVASLKNCEDNWIHREQLAQRLSEPHEDGAVSSWERDLHHVHLPLLEDVGLIEYDRQAGTVRHYQCDILSDVLDTVDPE
- a CDS encoding universal stress protein, whose translation is MFSAMLVPTDGSAGAEATIGHAIELAQTYGAAVHALYVVDTGAEPTGIAGADREELYAPSERRGREATIRITDRAEDADLAAAREVREGTPHQEILAYTDEHDVDLIVMGTHGRTGVDRARLGSTTERVLMLADVPVLSVRLGDDRDTVTAEPYEQVVIPTDGSDTAERAAETALDIAEKYDADVHVVYVVDSTPYDLEDAPRSIIGSLKEGGRKATETIATMARDRDCSVTTAVRRGESTDELLEAASAVDADLVAMGTRGRTVGTGRLLGSTTARVVRRSPIPVLTVG